Proteins encoded by one window of Gouania willdenowi chromosome 4, fGouWil2.1, whole genome shotgun sequence:
- the rnf13 gene encoding E3 ubiquitin-protein ligase RNF13 — translation MLLSLGMLMLSATQIYTIFTVQLFALFNLLPVEADIAAYSFDNKTETFDDLPARFGYRLPSDGLKGFLIGARPENACEPIEPPPRDNLTGAFIVLIKRFECNFDVKVLNAQKAGYKAAIVHNVDSDDLISMGSNDVDVMKLIVIPSVFVSEETANSLRDDYMYDKGGHVVLMPDFSLPLEYYLIPFLIIVGICLILIVVFMITKFVQDRHRARRSRLRKDQLKKLPIHKYKKGDNYDVCAICLDEYEEGDKLRVLPCSHAYHSKCVDPWLTKTKKTCPVCKQKVVPSQGDSDSDSEEADSGPEENEDVSESTPLLRSLASTSAHSFGTMSVASRSEQDQESSEYEDELDSSDSEEEVTVETVVVQMQKPCSEGHQHDIMPQA, via the exons ATGCTGCTGTCCCTGGGAATGCTGATGTTGTCTGCCACGCAGATTTACACCATCTTTACCGTTCAGCTCTTCGCCTTATTCAACCTGCTGCCTGTGGAGGCCGATATCGCTGCG TACTCATTTGACAACAAGACGGAGACCTTTGATGACTTGCCTGCACGTTTCGGCTACCGGCTTCCCAGTGATGGACTGAAG GGGTTCCTGATCGGGGCACGACCAGAAAATGCTTGCGAACCCATCGAGCCACCTCCGAGGGACAACCTCACAGGTGCCTTCATCGTCCTCATCAAACGCTTTGAGTGCAACTTTGACGTCAAG GTCCTCAATGCGCAGAAAGCTGGTTACAAGGCTGCCATTGTTCATAATGTGGACTCTGATGACTTAATCAGCATGGGATCCAATGATG TGGATGTTATGAAGCTGATCGTGATTCCCTCAGTGTTTGTGAGCGAGGAGACGGCCAACTCGTTAAGAGACGACTACATGTATGACAAAGG GGGGCATGTGGTCCTCATGCCAGACTTCAGCCTCCCTCTGGAGTATTACCTGATCCCCTTCCTCATCATTGTGGGAATCTGCCTCATtctcattgttgtttttatg ATTACAAAGTTTGTCCAGGATCGACACAGAGCTCGGAGGAGCCGCCTGCGCAAAGATCAGCTGAAGAAACTTCCTATCCACAAGTACAAGAAAG GGGATAACTACGATGTGTGTGCGATCTGCCTGGATGAATACGAGGAAGGAGACAAACTTCGAGTGCTGCCATGTTCTCATG CCTATCATAGTAAATGTGTGGATCCGTGGCTGACCAAAACTAAGAAAACCTGCCCGGTGTGCAAGCAGAAGGTGGTTCCCTCGCAGGGCGATTCTGACTCTGACTCAGAAGAGGCGGACAGCGGCCCCGAGGAGAACGAGGACGTGTCAGAGAGCACGCCACTGCTTCGCTCGCTGGCCTCCACCAGCGCTCATTCTTTCGGTACGATGTCCGTGGCGTCGCGCTCCGAACAGGACCAGGAGTCTTCAGAGTATGAGGATGAGCTGGACAGCAGCGACAGCGAGGAGGAGGTTACCGTGGAGACGGTGGTGGTTCAAATGCAGAAGCCGTGCTCTGAAGGCCACCAGCACGACATCATGCCCCAAGCTTGA
- the LOC114461696 gene encoding protein ANKUB1-like: MKAPTMKIFVLFEGFRESFDVTLDKSVMALKEMIKDRFPVRRCSDKQTRQYQMSFAGATIQDSWALGDIGVTAGSVIHCLLKSDQQPVLYVFNGVAGETLSIAGTETLLQTSVANLKNIVSDMSGLPISTFMLSRPSGVILYDCNLLQDYHLTVGSTVCLNTWDGWGPFLQGCLWGHRLTVQSHLSEEIQVKRFQLQVALYIAARSGHMDLACYLLEKGVRADKPVGVHPYRQWCRQTDHQNTGKCPIHAAAERNQLLILKLFINKNLLSLGCRDHSGRDPLRIAVQHGHRECVRYLADKLCSVVSLVNTLMSVRIYLQVKRWVKLGKGKAAHSQRCYTSTAFKAKLGTTLLIDGFNHTQMSSELRREEKELKTRVAGEALKIITPINEILSISNPPYETSTSVLARRHGVKSEERRQRPFGRRRDDGVMEKERVSQCRDRFILPLIYTVKVPRQTLVGPSSGTLNIMKSSLDSSHQCNQTSRSKAVYFFTLASTFTKKPWMKQLKIAQTLLRRHNCLCHSQNSD, from the exons ATGAAAGCTCCAACCATGAAGATCTTCGTCCTCTTTGAAGGTTTTCGGGAGTCATTCGACGTTACTCTAGATAAGAGTGTGATGGCCTTGAAGGAAATGATAAAG GATAGATTTCCTGTTCGACGTTGCAGTGACAAGCAGACCAGGCAGTACCAGATGAGCTTTGCTGGTGCAACAATACAGGACAGCTGGGCTCTGGGAGACATAGGTGTCACTGCTGGCAGTGTAATCCACTGTCTCCTAAAG AGTGACCAACAGCCAGTGCTGTATGTGTTCAACGGTGTGGCAGGAGAAACCCTTTCAATCGCTGGGACTGAGACTCTCCTCCAAACATCAGTCGCCAACCTTAAAAACATAGTGAGTGATATGAGTGGGCTTCCTATCAGCACTTTTATGCTCAGCAGGCCTTCAGGAGTGATACTTTATGACTGCAACCTGCTACAGGACTATCACCTCACAGTGG GCTCCACTGTCTGTCTGAACACATGGGATGGATGGGGACCGTTTCTTCAGGGTTGCCTCTGGGGCCACAGATTGACTGTTCAAAGCCATCTATCAGAGGAGATACAAGTAAAGAG GTTTCAGCTGCAGGTTGCTCTGTACATTGCTGCTAGGTCAGGACACATGGATCTAGCATGCTATCTGTTGGAAAAGGGGGTTCGCGCTGACAAACCAGTAGGCGTTCATCCTTACCGCCAGTGGTGTCGGCAAACCGACCACCAAAACACTGGAAAGTGTCCCATCCACGCAGCTGCAGAGAGAAACCAGCTTCTCATCCTCAAACTCTTTATCAACAAGAACCTTTTGAGTTTAGGTTGTCGAGACCACAGTGGTCGTGACCCTTTGAGGATTGCTGTTCAACACGGTCACAGGGAATGTGTTCGATATTTGGCCGACAAGCTCTGTTCAGTTGTGTCCCTGGTGAATACGTTGATGTCTGTACGAATCTACCTGCAGGTGAAACGGTGGGTGAAGTTGGGAAAAGGGAAGGCAGCCCACAGTCAACGCTGTTACACCAGTACTGCCTTCAAAGCCAAGCTTGGGACTACACTGCTGATAGATGGCTTTAACCACACACAGATGTCTTCAGAACTCAGAAGAGAGGAGAAAGAATTAAAAACAAGAGTGGCAGGGGAAGCTTTAAAGATAATAACACCCATCAATGAAATACTTTCGATATCTAATCCACCCTATGAAACATCAACATCTGTTCTCGCCAGACGGCATGGTGTAAAATCAGAAGAGAGGAGGCAAAGACCATTTGGAAGAAGAAGGGATGATGGTGTGATGGAGAAGGAAAGAGTAAGTCAATGCAGAGACAGGTTTATCCTCCCACTCATTTACACAGTAAAGGTTCCCAGGCAAACACTTGTTGGCCCTTCATCAGGAACTTTAAATATCATGAAATCTTCTCTGGATTCTTCTCACCAATGCAACCAGACATCAAGATCTAAGGCTGTGTACTTCTTTACGTTGGCCAG CACTTTCACTAAGAAGCCATGGATGAAGCAGCTTAAAATTGCACAGACTTTGCTCAGGAGGCACAATTGCCTTTGCCACAGCCAGAATTCAGATTGA